A part of Apostichopus japonicus isolate 1M-3 chromosome 10, ASM3797524v1, whole genome shotgun sequence genomic DNA contains:
- the LOC139975309 gene encoding uncharacterized protein isoform X2, with product MPGKKKAGKKKKKGGKKKRPKGMLEDPGVVVKRLYKSYLDNCAKKKSVVCPRLKSSMKDCYENDRLIVKFILEPIPDFSDPEIKNVSVDPVIACIRHEWYRYIKELHVWDVPIPHEQLANLALMLEKAVYPITRLDLVDCNLEAISATRLVQTSSVLFLTSLCLDYNEFGDDGCIGLCKGLQGNTVLLSLSLCYCDLGVKSGSALGDLISTTAIREVYLNGNNLEAEGAIEIIKLAADQAEVESLQRAEQKEQKAEQEALALLAEKERSRVKTALSEGDKEDNDKPSSARSSKSGKGKKKKGKGKKKKSKEPPGPPPVGPWIHKLHIADNGIDSYGPGSNYGPVIAMRLFRQLLQHSSCFSELDLDDNLIGDLGGRDIMEGLKARKEEDLPGVKVSVTHRMNGDTFDEIVKLGSGLQKKKKKKGKGKKKKKK from the exons ATGCCTGGAAAAAAGAAAGCAggtaagaagaagaagaagggagGTAAGAAGAAGAGACCTAAGGGAATGCTGGAGGATCCTGGAGTGGTTGTTAAAAGGCTCTACAAAAGCTACCTGGACAACTGTGCCAAGAAGAAATCAGTGGTGTGTCCACGACTCAAGTCATCTATGAAGGACTGCTACGAGAATGATCGTCTGATCGTGAAG tTTATTCTGGAACCAATCCCTGACTTCAGTGACCCCGAGATAAAGAATGTCAGTGTGGATCCAGTCATTGCCTGCATCAGACATGAGTGGTACCGATACATTAAAGAACTACATGTGTGGGATGTTCCCATTCCTCATGAGCAGTTGGCAAACTTG GCTTTGATGCTTGAGAAAGCTGTCTACCCAATCACCAGGCTTGACCTAGTGGACTGTAACCTGGAAGCGATATCTGCCACTAGACTCGTTCAAACATCTTCTGTCTTGTTTTTGACCTCTCTATGTCTTGATTACAATGA GTTTGGCGATGATGGATGTATCGGACTGTGTAAAGGACTTCAAGGTAACACAGTGCTCTTGTCTTTGAGTCTTTGCTACTGCGACCTTGGGGTCAAGAGTGGTTCCGCCCTGGGAGATCTCATCTCAACGACAGCGATTAG AGAAGTTTACTTGAATGGCAATAACCTGGAAGCTGAGGGCGCTATTGAAATCATCAAATTAGCTGCCGACCAGGCAGAGGTAGAAAGTCTCCAGAGAGCGGAACAAAAGGAACAAAAAGCAGAACAAGAAGCTCTGGCGCTTTTGGCAG AAAAGGAAAGGTCAAGGGTCAAGACCGCTCTTTCTGAGGGTGACAAAGAAGACAACGATAAGCCGTCTTCTGCAAGAAGTAGCAAAAGtgggaaaggaaagaaaaagaaag GTAaagggaaaaagaagaagagtaAGGAGCCACCAGGTCCCCCTCCTGTTGGCCCCTGGATCCATAAGCTACATATCGCGGATAACGGTATCGATAGCTACGGCCCAGGGTCCAATTACGGCCCTGTTATTGCTATGAGACTGTTTAGACA ACTGCTTCAGCATTCCAGCTGTTTCTCCGAGTTGGACCTAGACGATAACCTAATCGGTGACCTTGGGGGTCGCGACATCATGGAAGGGTTAAAAGCTAGGAAGGAGGAGGACCTCCCAGGGGTGAAGGTGTCAGTCACCCACCGGATGAATGGTGACACGTTCGATGAGATAGTCAAGCTCGGATCGGGtttacaaaagaagaagaagaagaaaggaaagGGGAAGaag aaaaagaagaagtga
- the LOC139975304 gene encoding dnaJ homolog subfamily C member 3-like, with protein MRLREERKMVNFHSLYTSLPLLLVTLAVKFEDAESVSEAKQFMDAGNVLLAAGQLADALTQYNNAIDRDSTDYMAYFKRATTWLALGKSKAALPDLTKSIKLKEDFTPAILSKASIFLKQGHMDDALKYYKRVLVLDIQNKEAKEKFGLIPTLKARVPIADKQVEDGELEQAIENYSKLIMYSPWFKDLREKRSKVYVQVGEYYKAVEDLRAITKLQPDSTGVFFEMSTLHYTIGDLEEALNDIRECLKLDQDHKQCKPLYTKMKKLNKQLQAAETLIQQQQYDEAVKKFENAAKTEPTEYAHLINIKTRICHCKSKAGHTDEAIKLCSDILEREPDNVAVLSDRAEAYIQAELYEKAIQDYQAANEADESQRTQEGLKRAEKLLKQSKKRDYYKILGVKRNAQKREILKAYRKLAMEWHPDKHEGANKEAAEKKFMDIADAKEVLTDPEKRAMYDRGEDPLDPEEQQQRQQQWGQPFGFNPFGGGGGGGGNYQFKFHFN; from the exons ATGAGGCTACGAGAGGAGAGAAAGATGGTGAATTTTCACAGTCTCTATACATCCCTGCCATTGCTACTTGTGACATTGGCAGTGAAATTCGAAG ATGCTGAATCGGTATCAGAAGCTAAACAGTTTATGGATGCTGGCAATGTATTGTTAGCTGCCGGTCAGCTAGCTGATGCTCTCACACAGTACAATAATGCCATTG ACAGAGACTCTACAGACTACATGGCTTACTTCAAGAGGGCGACAACGTGGCTCGCTTTGGGAAAATCTAAAGCAGCTCTTCCTGATCTCACTAAGAGCATCAAGCTTAAGGAAGACTTCACGCCCGCCATCCTCAGTAAAGCGAGCATATTCCTAAAGCAGGGTCACATGGATGATGCACTTAAATATTACAAACGAGTC CTTGTTCTAGacatacaaaacaaagaagCCAAGGAGAAGTTTGGTTTAATTCCAACTTTGAAGGCGAGAGTACCTATCGCAGACAAGCAGGTAGAAGATGGAGAACTCGAGCAAGCTATTGAAAACTATTCTAAGCTAATAATG TACAGTCCTTGGTTCAAAGATTTACGTGAGAAGAGATCAAAGGTCTACGTTCAAGTCGGGGAATATTACAAGGCCGTTGAGGACCTGAGAGCGATCACGAAACTGCAACCAGACAGTACGGGCGTATTCTTTGAAATGAGTACCCTTCATTACACAATAGGTGACTTAGAAGAAGCATTGAA TGACATTCGTGAATGCCTTAAGCTAGACCAGGACCACAAACAGTGCAAGCCGTTATATACTAAAATGAAGAAACTCAACAAACAATTGCAAGCCGCAGAGACGCTTATCCAACAGCAACA ATATGATGAAGCTgtaaagaaatttgaaaatgcaGCGAAGACAGAGCCAACAGAATATGcacatttaataaatataaagaCAAGAATATGTCACTGTAAATCAAAG GCCGGTCATACAGACGAAGCAATAAAGCTCTGTTCAGATATCTTAGAGAGAGAACCAGACAATGTAGCTGTACTATCAGATAGAGCTGAAGCTTACATTCAGGCTGAACTATATGAAAAAG CTATTCAAGATTATCAAGCAGCCAATGAGGCAGATGAAAGCCAGAGAACACAAGAAGGTTTAAAAAGAGCAGAAAAACTTCTTAAACAATCGAAAAAGAGAGATTATTACAAAATTTTAGGAGTTAAAAG GAATGCCCAAAAGAGAGAAATTTTAAAAGCATATAGGAAACTCGCAATGGAATGGCATCCTGATAAACATGAGGGCGCCAATAAAGAAGCAGCAGAAAAGAAATTCATGGATATAGCCGACGCAAAAGAAGTACTTACAGATCCAG AAAAGAGAGCAATGTATGACAGGGGCGAAGATCCATTAGATCCAGAAGAGCAACAACAACGACAACAGCAGTGGGGTCAGCCATTCGGTTTCAATCCGTTCGGCGGTGGTGGCGGTGGTGGGGGCAACTATCAGTTCAAATTCCATTTTAATTAA
- the LOC139975303 gene encoding uncharacterized protein isoform X1 — MRVLNYCNLEMSTKAVIERSGARKTRTPARSGPQRPRSSSAGRLNVQSDSSSRGRSVRPISHPAENKSDALSDYDIRMYIANRNPSCERPAPVSSGRLYSKSQTREKPVERTPRRDRSMSPSPLRTRPSATSPIDSSPSSAITSRKQSYLRSSSVDALTRSHSPFAPPKAVHIGLKSPGSPSSFVSKTQSAKGTVKLEGINNSTRNAQVLKKFGEYRLQGRLIDLTLGFFGGLEIKCHRIVLASASTYFKSLLSSGNRHVTRHDFIQMRGVQYSVMDILVDYAYSGTIAGVERDMMASLTESSRVFKFKDVHEACKSYLHKEKKSVKSRTIAQLKHIETLSEDGLGNDSPTQVTSQGDVGRTDDDSGQESSSEVPPSERTDEKDRKRYDSGNDSTSLRSTLSSSDFTPPDFSYNNPKHANDIVREINRTRREAILFDVVLRTQTKDFPCQRLVLETGSSYLSHLITQELQGSKHMDVFLTRIPSDVLQKLVGYLYTGKMEITDRDVRKVYKWAKKFQLNEVCEACCTLDDTIDTTKSIVSEKTTLTNPE; from the coding sequence AGTTCTCAATTATTGTAACCTAGAAATGTCTACCAAGGCAGTCATCGAGAGGTCAGGGGCTCGGAAGACCAGGACCCCGGCCCGCTCGGGTCCCCAAAGGCCTCGGTCTTCATCAGCAGGAAGACTCAACGTGCAGAGTGATTCTTCCTCCCGAGGACGCTCTGTCAGACCAATTTCGCATCCGGCGGAGAATAAATCAGACGCATTGTCCGATTACGACATCAGAATGTATATAGCCAACAGAAACCCTAGCTGTGAGAGACCGGCGCCTGTGTCCTCAGGACGGCTTTACTCAAAATCACAAACCAGAGAGAAACCTGTCGAACGGACACCACGGAGGGACCGGAGTATGTCACCGAGTCCTCTACGGACCCGTCCCTCCGCTACTTCACCAATCGACAGCAGCCCCTCATCAGCGATAACTAGTCGTAAACAGAGCTATCTCCGTTCGTCTTCCGTGGACGCATTAACGCGTTCGCATTCACCGTTTGCGCCGCCTAAAGCAGTCCACATTGGACTTAAAAGTCCAGGCTCGCCATCCAGCTTCGTCTCCAAGACTCAGAGCGCCAAAGGGACAGTGAAACTGGAAGGAATTAATAACTCCACGAGGAACGCGCAAGTCCTGAAAAAATTTGGCGAATACCGATTACAGGGGCGATTAATCGATTTAACGTTAGGATTTTTCGGAGGATTAGAAATCAAATGCCATCGGATCGTCTTAGCTTCTGCGAGCACTTACTTTAAATCGCTATTATCGAGTGGGAATAGACACGTGACGCGACACGACTTTATTCAAATGAGGGGTGTTCAATATTCAGTGATGGATATCCTGGTCGACTACGCCTACTCTGGTACCATCGCTGGAGTAGAACGCGACATGATGGCAAGCTTAACGGAGAGTTCGAGAGTCTTTAAATTCAAAGACGTCCACGAGGCTTGCAAATCATATCTACACAAAGAGAAGAAGAGCGTAAAATCTCGCACCATCGCGCAACTCAAACATATCGAAACTCTCTCTGAAGATGGACTAGGTAATGACTCACCAACACAGGTGACGTCACAGGGTGACGTAGGACGCACAGACGACGACTCTGGTCAGGAATCGTCCTCTGAGGTTCCACCGTCAGAGAGAACGGATGAGAAAGACCGGAAGCGCTATGATAGTGGTAACGACTCCACTAGTTTACGATCAACTCTCAGTAGTTCAGATTTCACTCCTCCGGATTTTTCGTATAACAACCCTAAACATGCTAACGACATTGTTAGAGAGATCAATCGAACCAGGAGAGAGGCCATTTTGTTCGACGTCGTACTACGTACACAAACGAAAGACTTTCCGTGTCAAAGGTTAGTCTTAGAAACCGGAAGTTCGTATCTGTCCCATCTCATCACACAAGAACTACAAGGTTCCAAGCACATGGACGTGTTTTTAACCAGGATACCTTCGGATGTGTTACAGAAGTTAGTAGGTTACTTGTACACGGGCAAAATGGAAATCACCGACAGGGACGTGAGGAAAGTTTACAAATGGGCGAAAAAGTTTCAACTGAATGAAGTCTGCGAAGCCTGTTGTACGTTGGATGACACTATTGATACAACTAAGAGTATAGTATCTGAGAAAACAACATTAACAAATCCAGAGTAA
- the LOC139975309 gene encoding uncharacterized protein isoform X1: MFKIKHMLTAVMPGKKKAGKKKKKGGKKKRPKGMLEDPGVVVKRLYKSYLDNCAKKKSVVCPRLKSSMKDCYENDRLIVKFILEPIPDFSDPEIKNVSVDPVIACIRHEWYRYIKELHVWDVPIPHEQLANLALMLEKAVYPITRLDLVDCNLEAISATRLVQTSSVLFLTSLCLDYNEFGDDGCIGLCKGLQGNTVLLSLSLCYCDLGVKSGSALGDLISTTAIREVYLNGNNLEAEGAIEIIKLAADQAEVESLQRAEQKEQKAEQEALALLAEKERSRVKTALSEGDKEDNDKPSSARSSKSGKGKKKKGKGKKKKSKEPPGPPPVGPWIHKLHIADNGIDSYGPGSNYGPVIAMRLFRQLLQHSSCFSELDLDDNLIGDLGGRDIMEGLKARKEEDLPGVKVSVTHRMNGDTFDEIVKLGSGLQKKKKKKGKGKKKKKK; the protein is encoded by the exons ATGTTCAAGATAAAACACATGCTCACAGCAG TCATGCCTGGAAAAAAGAAAGCAggtaagaagaagaagaagggagGTAAGAAGAAGAGACCTAAGGGAATGCTGGAGGATCCTGGAGTGGTTGTTAAAAGGCTCTACAAAAGCTACCTGGACAACTGTGCCAAGAAGAAATCAGTGGTGTGTCCACGACTCAAGTCATCTATGAAGGACTGCTACGAGAATGATCGTCTGATCGTGAAG tTTATTCTGGAACCAATCCCTGACTTCAGTGACCCCGAGATAAAGAATGTCAGTGTGGATCCAGTCATTGCCTGCATCAGACATGAGTGGTACCGATACATTAAAGAACTACATGTGTGGGATGTTCCCATTCCTCATGAGCAGTTGGCAAACTTG GCTTTGATGCTTGAGAAAGCTGTCTACCCAATCACCAGGCTTGACCTAGTGGACTGTAACCTGGAAGCGATATCTGCCACTAGACTCGTTCAAACATCTTCTGTCTTGTTTTTGACCTCTCTATGTCTTGATTACAATGA GTTTGGCGATGATGGATGTATCGGACTGTGTAAAGGACTTCAAGGTAACACAGTGCTCTTGTCTTTGAGTCTTTGCTACTGCGACCTTGGGGTCAAGAGTGGTTCCGCCCTGGGAGATCTCATCTCAACGACAGCGATTAG AGAAGTTTACTTGAATGGCAATAACCTGGAAGCTGAGGGCGCTATTGAAATCATCAAATTAGCTGCCGACCAGGCAGAGGTAGAAAGTCTCCAGAGAGCGGAACAAAAGGAACAAAAAGCAGAACAAGAAGCTCTGGCGCTTTTGGCAG AAAAGGAAAGGTCAAGGGTCAAGACCGCTCTTTCTGAGGGTGACAAAGAAGACAACGATAAGCCGTCTTCTGCAAGAAGTAGCAAAAGtgggaaaggaaagaaaaagaaag GTAaagggaaaaagaagaagagtaAGGAGCCACCAGGTCCCCCTCCTGTTGGCCCCTGGATCCATAAGCTACATATCGCGGATAACGGTATCGATAGCTACGGCCCAGGGTCCAATTACGGCCCTGTTATTGCTATGAGACTGTTTAGACA ACTGCTTCAGCATTCCAGCTGTTTCTCCGAGTTGGACCTAGACGATAACCTAATCGGTGACCTTGGGGGTCGCGACATCATGGAAGGGTTAAAAGCTAGGAAGGAGGAGGACCTCCCAGGGGTGAAGGTGTCAGTCACCCACCGGATGAATGGTGACACGTTCGATGAGATAGTCAAGCTCGGATCGGGtttacaaaagaagaagaagaagaaaggaaagGGGAAGaag aaaaagaagaagtga
- the LOC139975303 gene encoding uncharacterized protein isoform X2, with the protein MSTKAVIERSGARKTRTPARSGPQRPRSSSAGRLNVQSDSSSRGRSVRPISHPAENKSDALSDYDIRMYIANRNPSCERPAPVSSGRLYSKSQTREKPVERTPRRDRSMSPSPLRTRPSATSPIDSSPSSAITSRKQSYLRSSSVDALTRSHSPFAPPKAVHIGLKSPGSPSSFVSKTQSAKGTVKLEGINNSTRNAQVLKKFGEYRLQGRLIDLTLGFFGGLEIKCHRIVLASASTYFKSLLSSGNRHVTRHDFIQMRGVQYSVMDILVDYAYSGTIAGVERDMMASLTESSRVFKFKDVHEACKSYLHKEKKSVKSRTIAQLKHIETLSEDGLGNDSPTQVTSQGDVGRTDDDSGQESSSEVPPSERTDEKDRKRYDSGNDSTSLRSTLSSSDFTPPDFSYNNPKHANDIVREINRTRREAILFDVVLRTQTKDFPCQRLVLETGSSYLSHLITQELQGSKHMDVFLTRIPSDVLQKLVGYLYTGKMEITDRDVRKVYKWAKKFQLNEVCEACCTLDDTIDTTKSIVSEKTTLTNPE; encoded by the coding sequence ATGTCTACCAAGGCAGTCATCGAGAGGTCAGGGGCTCGGAAGACCAGGACCCCGGCCCGCTCGGGTCCCCAAAGGCCTCGGTCTTCATCAGCAGGAAGACTCAACGTGCAGAGTGATTCTTCCTCCCGAGGACGCTCTGTCAGACCAATTTCGCATCCGGCGGAGAATAAATCAGACGCATTGTCCGATTACGACATCAGAATGTATATAGCCAACAGAAACCCTAGCTGTGAGAGACCGGCGCCTGTGTCCTCAGGACGGCTTTACTCAAAATCACAAACCAGAGAGAAACCTGTCGAACGGACACCACGGAGGGACCGGAGTATGTCACCGAGTCCTCTACGGACCCGTCCCTCCGCTACTTCACCAATCGACAGCAGCCCCTCATCAGCGATAACTAGTCGTAAACAGAGCTATCTCCGTTCGTCTTCCGTGGACGCATTAACGCGTTCGCATTCACCGTTTGCGCCGCCTAAAGCAGTCCACATTGGACTTAAAAGTCCAGGCTCGCCATCCAGCTTCGTCTCCAAGACTCAGAGCGCCAAAGGGACAGTGAAACTGGAAGGAATTAATAACTCCACGAGGAACGCGCAAGTCCTGAAAAAATTTGGCGAATACCGATTACAGGGGCGATTAATCGATTTAACGTTAGGATTTTTCGGAGGATTAGAAATCAAATGCCATCGGATCGTCTTAGCTTCTGCGAGCACTTACTTTAAATCGCTATTATCGAGTGGGAATAGACACGTGACGCGACACGACTTTATTCAAATGAGGGGTGTTCAATATTCAGTGATGGATATCCTGGTCGACTACGCCTACTCTGGTACCATCGCTGGAGTAGAACGCGACATGATGGCAAGCTTAACGGAGAGTTCGAGAGTCTTTAAATTCAAAGACGTCCACGAGGCTTGCAAATCATATCTACACAAAGAGAAGAAGAGCGTAAAATCTCGCACCATCGCGCAACTCAAACATATCGAAACTCTCTCTGAAGATGGACTAGGTAATGACTCACCAACACAGGTGACGTCACAGGGTGACGTAGGACGCACAGACGACGACTCTGGTCAGGAATCGTCCTCTGAGGTTCCACCGTCAGAGAGAACGGATGAGAAAGACCGGAAGCGCTATGATAGTGGTAACGACTCCACTAGTTTACGATCAACTCTCAGTAGTTCAGATTTCACTCCTCCGGATTTTTCGTATAACAACCCTAAACATGCTAACGACATTGTTAGAGAGATCAATCGAACCAGGAGAGAGGCCATTTTGTTCGACGTCGTACTACGTACACAAACGAAAGACTTTCCGTGTCAAAGGTTAGTCTTAGAAACCGGAAGTTCGTATCTGTCCCATCTCATCACACAAGAACTACAAGGTTCCAAGCACATGGACGTGTTTTTAACCAGGATACCTTCGGATGTGTTACAGAAGTTAGTAGGTTACTTGTACACGGGCAAAATGGAAATCACCGACAGGGACGTGAGGAAAGTTTACAAATGGGCGAAAAAGTTTCAACTGAATGAAGTCTGCGAAGCCTGTTGTACGTTGGATGACACTATTGATACAACTAAGAGTATAGTATCTGAGAAAACAACATTAACAAATCCAGAGTAA